From Anomalospiza imberbis isolate Cuckoo-Finch-1a 21T00152 chromosome 6, ASM3175350v1, whole genome shotgun sequence, one genomic window encodes:
- the LOC137476502 gene encoding inositol 1,4,5-trisphosphate receptor-interacting protein-like 1, with the protein MDPVVFLFVLLKSLIQYPQPVGDGLDEETHLRMEMRAKHLEWERLRLEQEVEQLSQKKVQLLQLLAVAVFLLHVLFLWLIVWKICWRREENEEENHGANEEEVGNVAANEEDNVGNEVVHEAWAGHRPFVQVDNDLDDHVGQVIMERIRWPEEDLQIGCEWTIDLMDNYTVFFGHVLSNSFYPVLQRAIGVGSAFEGWSPREQDVVYCVLIPMTPPRGHSFHLELDSAGQRHERNFRVRVQLECTCTGQQQGKNMLCFLHHPEEELRRNQDPSLLDTLCTGSYLDVQKTACWFRQLVKAIWPALPQSHDWHLILLPSTRSCQFKVTNGRESLRIEMLFGVRRGDSAVFVSSQPREAYTPSTTWPESYAVAEVEFFKHIARRAPPDSLHLKCLQFFTRLLLGFSFSTYTMKTLVMHRLNVTPVSLWRRRHLLQRLMDISDCLYLCVQGKRLNHFIVGNQRFPQDIRLPPDVQACNAYNLFHHLVQQPTAYTQAIHECQVLQKWFKRIVLGEHQPN; encoded by the coding sequence ATGGATCCAGTAGTATTCCTGTTTGTGCTCTTGAAAAGTCTCATCCAGTACCCACAGCCCGTGGGTGATGGCTTGGATGAGGAAACACATCTGCGCATGGAAATGCGTGCAAAGCacctggaatgggagaggcttcggctggagcaggaggtggagcAGCTCTCCCAGAAGAAGGTGCAGCTCTTGCAGCTCTTAGCTGTTGCTGTGTTCCTGCTGCATGTCTTGTTCCTGTGGTTGATTGTGTGGAAAATCTGctggaggagagaggagaatgaagaagaaaaccaTGGTGCAAATGAAGAGGAAGTTGGCAATGTTGCAGCAAATGAAGAAGACAATGTTGGAAATGAAGTTGTCCATGAGGCTTGGGCAGGCCACAGGCCTTTTGTCCAAGTAGACAACGATTTGGATGATCATGTTGGACAAGTTATAATGGAGCGCATACGGTGGCCTGAAGAGGACCTGCAGATAGGCTGCGAGTGGACAATAGACCTCATGGACAATTATACAGTTTTCTTCGGGCATGTCTTGTCCAACAGTTTCTACCCAGTCCTGCAACGagccatcggggtgggcagtgcctttgaagGTTGGAGTCCCCGTGAGCAGGATGTCGTGTACTGCGTGCTCATCCCCATGACTCCTCCCCGAGGCCACAGCTTCCACCTGGAGCTGgacagtgcagggcagaggcACGAGAGGAACTTCCGTGTCCGCGTGCAGCTGGAGTGCACCTGTacggggcagcagcagggcaagaACAtgctgtgcttcctgcaccaccccgaggaggagctgaggaggaACCAGGATCCCAGCCTCCTAGACACCCTGtgcaccggctcctacctggacGTGCAGAAAACTGCCTGCTGGTTCCGGCAACTGGTGAAAGCAATCTGGCCAGCTTTGCCCCAGTCACACGACTGGCATTTAATACTGCTGCCCTCCACACGCTCCTGCCAATTCAAGGTGACAAATGGCAGAGAAAGCCTCAGGATTGAGATGCTGTTCGGGGTGCGGAGAGGTGACTCAGCCGTCTTTGTGAGCAGCCAGCCTAGAGAGGCCTACACACCAAGCACAACCTGGCCTGAGTCTTACGCTGTGGCAGAGGTTGAGTTCTTCAAGCACATTGCCAGGCGGGCCCCTCCTGACAGCTTGCACCTCAAATGCCTGCAGTTCTTCACCCGTCTTCTGCTGGGCTTCAGCTTTTCCACCTACACCATGAAAACCCTTGTCATGCACCGGCTCaatgtcacacctgtgtcattGTGGCGCAGGAGACATCTCCTGCAGCGACTGATGGATATCAGCGACTGCCTGTACTTATGTGTGCAAGGAAAACGCCTCAACCACTTCATTGTGGGTAACCAGAGGTTTCCTCAGGACATCCGTTTACCTCCAGACGTTCAAGCATGTAACGCATACAATCTCTTCCATCACCTGGTGCAGCAGCCGACCGCCTACACCCAAGCGATCCATGAGTGCCAGGTGCTGCAGAAGTGGTTCAAGAGAATCGTTCTCGGTGAACATCAACCGAATTAA
- the LOC137476501 gene encoding inositol 1,4,5-trisphosphate receptor-interacting protein-like 1 encodes MDPVVFLFVLLKSLIQYPQPVGDGLDEETHLRMEMRAKHLEWERLRLEQEVEQLSQKKVQLLQLLTVAVLLLHVLFLWLIVWKSCWRREENEEENHGANEEEVGNVAANEEDNVGNEVVHEAWAGHRPFVQVDHDFDDHVGQVIMGRIRWPEEDLQIGCKWTIDLMDNYTVFFGHVLSNSFYPVLQRAIGVGSAFEGWSPREQDVVYRVLIPMTPPRGHSFHLELDSAGQRHERNFRVRVQLECTCTGQQQGENMLCFLHHPQEELRRNQDPSLLDTLCTGSYLDVQKTACWFRQLVKAIWTALPQSHDWHLILLPSTRSCQFKVTNGRESLRIEMLFGVRRGDSAVFVSSQPREAYTPSTTWPESYAVAEVEFFKHIARRAPPDSLHLKCLQFFTRLLLGFSFSTYTMKTLVMHRLNVTPVSLWRRRHLLQRLMDISDCLYLCVRGKRLNHFIVGNQRFPQDIRLPPDVQACNAYNLFHHLVQQPTAYTQAIHECQVLQKWFKRTVLGEHQPN; translated from the coding sequence ATGGATCCAGTAGTATTCCTGTTTGTGCTCTTGAAAAGTCTCATCCAGTACCCACAGCCCGTGGGTGATGGCTTGGATGAGGAAACACATCTGCGCATGGAAATGCGTGCAAAGCacctggaatgggagaggcttcggctggagcaggaggtggagcAGCTCTCCCAGAAGAAGGTGCAGCTCTTGCAGCTCTTAACTgttgctgtgctcctgctgcatgTCTTGTTCCTGTGGTTGATTGtgtggaaaagctgctggaggagagaggagaatgaagaagaaaaccaTGGTGCAAATGAAGAGGAAGTTGGCAATGTTGCAGCAAATGAAGAAGACAATGTTGGAAATGAAGTTGTCCATGAGGCTTGGGCAGGCCACAGGCCTTTTGTCCAAGTAGACCACGATTTTGATGATCATGTTGGACAAGTTATAATGGGGCGCATACGGTGGCCTGAAGAGGACCTGCAGATAGGCTGCAAGTGGACAATAGACCTCATGGACAATTATACAGTTTTCTTCGGGCATGTCTTGTCCAACAGTTTCTACCCAGTCCTGCAACGagccatcggggtgggcagtgcctttgaagGTTGGAGTCCCCGTGAGCAGGATGTCGTGTACCGCGTGCTCATCCCCATGACTCCTCCCCGAGGCCACAGCTTCCACCTGGAGCTGgacagtgcagggcagaggcACGAGAGGAACTTCCGTGTCCGCGTGCAGCTGGAGTGCACCTGTacggggcagcagcagggcgaGAACAtgctgtgcttcctgcaccacccccaggaggagctgaggaggaACCAGGATCCCAGCCTCCTAGACACCCTTtgcaccggctcctacctggacGTGCAGAAAACTGCCTGCTGGTTCCGGCAACTGGTGAAAGCAATCTGGACAGCTTTGCCCCAGTCACACGACTGGCATTTAATACTGCTGCCCTCCACACGCTCCTGCCAATTCAAGGTGACAAATGGCAGAGAAAGCCTCAGGATTGAGATGCTGTTCGGGGTGCGGAGAGGTGACTCAGCCGTCTTTGTGAGCAGCCAGCCTAGAGAGGCCTACACACCAAGCACAACCTGGCCTGAGTCTTACGCTGTGGCAGAGGTTGAGTTCTTCAAGCACATTGCCAGGCGGGCCCCTCCTGACAGCTTGCACCTCAAATGCCTGCAGTTCTTCACCCGTCTTCTGCTGGGCTTCAGCTTTTCCACCTACACCATGAAAACCCTTGTCATGCACCGGCTCaatgtcacacctgtgtcattGTGGCGCAGGAGACATCTCCTGCAGCGACTGATGGATATCAGCGACTGCCTGTACTTATGTGTGCGAGGAAAACGCCTCAACCACTTCATTGTGGGTAACCAGAGGTTTCCTCAGGACATCCGTTTACCTCCAGACGTTCAAGCATGTAACGCATACAATCTCTTCCATCACCTGGTGCAGCAGCCGACCGCCTACACCCAGGCGATCCATGAGTGCCAGGTGCTGCAAAAGTGGTTCAAGAGAACCGTTCTCGGTGAACATCAACCGAATTAA
- the LOC137476499 gene encoding inositol 1,4,5-trisphosphate receptor-interacting protein-like 1: MDPVVFLFVLLKSLIQYPQPVGDGLDEETHLRMEMRAKHLEWERLRLEQEVEQLSQKKVQLLQLLAVAVLLLHVLFLCFIVWKSCRRREENEEENHGANEEEVGNVAANEEDNVGNEVVHEAWAGHRPFVQVDHDLDDHVGQVIMERIRWPEEDLQIGCEWTIDLMDNYTVFFGHVLSNSFYPVLQQAIGVGSAFEGWSPREQDVVYRVLIPMTPPRGHSFHLELDSAGQRHERNFRVRVQLECTCMGQQQGENMLCFLHHPEEELRRNQDPSLLDTLCTGSYLDVQKTACCFRQLVKAIWPALPQSHNWHLILLPSTRSCQFKVTNGRESLRIEMLFGVRRGDSAVFVSSQPREAYTPSTTWPESYAVAEVEFFKHIARRAPPDSLHLKCLQFFTRLLLGFSFSTYTMKTLVMHQLNVTPVSLWRRRHLLHRLMDISDCLYLCVRGKRLNHFIVGNQRFPQDIRLPPDVQACNAYNLFHHLEQQPAAYTQAIHECQVLQKWFKRIVLGEHQPN; this comes from the coding sequence ATGGATCCAGTAGTATTCCTGTTTGTGCTCTTGAAAAGTCTCATCCAGTACCCACAGCCCGTGGGTGATGGCTTGGATGAGGAAACACATCTGCGCATGGAAATGCGTGCAAAGCacctggaatgggagaggcttcggctggagcaggaggtggagcAGCTCTCCCAGAAGAAGGTGCAGCTCTTGCAGCTCTTAGCTgttgctgtgctcctgctgcatgTCTTGTTCCTGTGTTTCATTGTGTGGAAAAGCTGCCggaggagagaggagaatgaagaagaaaaccaTGGTGCAAATGAAGAGGAAGTTGGCAATGTTGCTGCAAATGAAGAAGACAATGTTGGAAATGAAGTTGTCCATGAGGCTTGGGCAGGCCACAGGCCTTTTGTCCAAGTAGACCACGATTTGGATGATCATGTTGGACAAGTTATAATGGAGCGCATACGGTGGCCTGAAGAGGACCTGCAGATAGGCTGCGAGTGGACAATAGACCTCATGGACAATTATACAGTTTTCTTCGGGCATGTCTTGTCCAACAGTTTCTACCCAGTCCTGCAACaagccatcggggtgggcagtgcctttgaagGTTGGAGTCCCCGTGAGCAGGATGTCGTGTACCGTGTGCTCATCCCCATGACTCCTCCCCGAGGCCACAGCTTCCACCTGGAGCTGgacagtgcagggcagaggcACGAGAGGAACTTCCGTGTCCGCGTGCAGCTGGAGTGCACCTGtatggggcagcagcagggcgaGAACAtgctgtgcttcctgcaccaccctgaggaggagctgaggaggaACCAGGATCCCAGCCTCCTAGACACCCTGtgcaccggctcctacctggacGTGCAGAAAACTGCCTGCTGCTTCCGGCAACTGGTGAAAGCAATCTGGCCCGCTTTGCCCCAGTCACACAACTGGCATTTAATACTGCTGCCCTCCACACGCTCCTGCCAATTCAAGGTGACAAATGGCAGAGAAAGCCTCAGGATTGAGATGCTGTTCGGGGTGCGGAGAGGTGACTCAGCCGTCTTTGTGAGCAGCCAGCCTAGAGAGGCCTACACACCAAGCACAACCTGGCCTGAGTCTTACGCTGTGGCAGAGGTTGAGTTCTTCAAGCACATTGCCAGGCGGGCCCCTCCTGACAGCTTGCACCTCAAATGCCTGCAGTTCTTCACCCGTCTTCTGCTGGGCTTCAGCTTTTCCACCTACACCATGAAAACCCTTGTCATGCACCAGCTCaatgtcacacctgtgtcattGTGGCGCAGGAGACATCTCCTGCATCGACTGATGGATATCAGCGACTGCCTGTACTTATGTGTGCGAGGAAAACGCCTCAACCACTTCATTGTGGGTAACCAGAGGTTTCCTCAGGACATCCGTTTACCTCCAGACGTTCAAGCATGTAACGCATACAATCTCTTCCAtcacctggagcagcagccggCTGCCTACACCCAGGCGATCCATGAGTGCCAGGTGCTGCAGAAGTGGTTCAAGAGAATCGTTCTCGGTGAACATCAACCGAATTAA
- the LOC137476500 gene encoding inositol 1,4,5-trisphosphate receptor-interacting protein-like 1, producing MDPVVFLFVLLKSLIQYPQPVGDGLDEETHLRMEMRAKHLEWERLRLEQEVEQLSQKKVQLLQLLTVAVLLLHVLFLWLIVWKSCRRREENEEENHGANEEEVGNVAANEEDNVGNEVVHEAWAGHRPFVQVDHDFDDHVGQVIMGRIRWPEEDLQIGCKWTIDLMDNYTVFFGHVLSNSFYPVLQRAIGVGSAFEGWSPREQDVVYRVLIPMTPPRGHSFHLELDSAGQRHERNFRVRVQLECTCTGQQQGENMLCFLHHPQEELRRNQDPSLLDTLCTGSYLDVQKTACWFRQLVKAIWPALPQSHDWHLILLPSTRSCQFKVTNGRESLRIEMLFGVRRGDSAVFVSSQPREAYTPSTTWPESYAVAEVEFFKHIARRAPPDSLHLKCLQFFTRLLLGFSFSTYTMKTLVMHRLNVTPVSLWRRRHLLQRLMDISDCLYLCVRGKRLNHFIVGNQRFPQDIRLPPDVQACNAYNLFHHLVQQPTAYTQAIHECQVLQKWFKRTVLGEHQPN from the coding sequence ATGGATCCAGTAGTATTCCTGTTTGTGCTCTTGAAAAGTCTCATCCAGTACCCACAGCCCGTGGGTGATGGCTTGGATGAGGAAACACATCTGCGCATGGAAATGCGTGCAAAGCacctggaatgggagaggcttcggctggagcaggaggtggagcAGCTCTCCCAGAAGAAGGTGCAGCTCTTGCAGCTCTTAACTgttgctgtgctcctgctgcatgTCTTGTTCCTGTGGTTGATTGTGTGGAAAAGCTGCCggaggagagaggagaatgaagaagaaaaccaTGGTGCAAATGAAGAGGAAGTTGGCAATGTTGCAGCAAATGAAGAAGACAATGTTGGAAATGAAGTTGTCCATGAGGCTTGGGCAGGCCACAGGCCTTTTGTCCAAGTAGACCACGATTTTGATGATCATGTTGGACAAGTTATAATGGGGCGCATACGGTGGCCTGAAGAGGACCTGCAGATAGGCTGCAAGTGGACAATAGACCTCATGGACAATTATACAGTTTTCTTCGGGCATGTCTTGTCCAACAGTTTCTACCCAGTCCTGCAACGagccatcggggtgggcagtgcctttgaagGTTGGAGTCCCCGTGAGCAGGATGTCGTGTACCGCGTGCTCATCCCCATGACTCCTCCCCGAGGCCACAGCTTCCACCTGGAGCTGgacagtgcagggcagaggcACGAGAGGAACTTCCGTGTCCGCGTGCAGCTGGAGTGCACCTGTacggggcagcagcagggcgaGAACAtgctgtgcttcctgcaccacccccaggaggagctgaggaggaACCAGGATCCCAGCCTCCTAGACACCCTGtgcaccggctcctacctggacGTGCAGAAAACTGCCTGCTGGTTCCGGCAACTGGTGAAAGCAATCTGGCCAGCTTTGCCCCAGTCACACGACTGGCATTTAATACTGCTGCCCTCCACACGCTCCTGCCAATTCAAGGTGACAAATGGCAGAGAAAGCCTCAGGATTGAGATGCTGTTCGGGGTGCGGAGAGGTGACTCAGCCGTCTTTGTGAGCAGCCAGCCTAGAGAGGCCTACACACCAAGCACAACCTGGCCTGAGTCTTACGCTGTGGCAGAGGTTGAGTTCTTCAAGCACATTGCCAGGCGGGCCCCTCCTGACAGCTTGCACCTCAAATGCCTGCAGTTCTTCACCCGTCTTCTGCTGGGCTTCAGCTTTTCCACCTACACCATGAAAACCCTTGTCATGCACCGGCTCaatgtcacacctgtgtcattGTGGCGCAGGAGACATCTCCTGCAGCGACTGATGGATATCAGCGACTGCCTGTACTTATGTGTGCGAGGAAAACGCCTCAACCACTTCATTGTGGGTAACCAGAGGTTTCCTCAGGACATCCGTTTACCTCCAGACGTTCAAGCATGTAACGCATACAATCTCTTCCATCACCTGGTGCAGCAGCCGACCGCCTACACCCAGGCGATCCATGAGTGCCAGGTGCTGCAAAAGTGGTTCAAGAGAACCGTTCTCGGTGAACATCAACCGAATTAA